A single window of Marinobacter sp. LA51 DNA harbors:
- a CDS encoding diguanylate cyclase, whose product MNDESQKEKLRQHFARRVTTQARVVLDTWQEIHKDRNLAGALRDEFAAATDKLVRYAQRFEMTSHAEAGTQILELLKDWQANSPLEDDLERPIQDAIESLSRSTLRRTDQENTEAPHQFRRTPVYIALANEEMAVRLIRQLEFFGFRAEAFTSAEKLIDACALHKPETILMDVNFSGVVNAGIATIEQLQERHDTPIPIIFVSDEDGSIETRLRASRCGGEEFFYPAVDPGQLIEKIETYTHGNSVEPYKVLVLDDSRAQAKYMETVLRKAGMTAHIITDPLQIIHALEEFSPEIIILDMYMPGCTGMEIARVIRQQDRFHSVPIIYLSAEEDVTKQLHAMSLGGDDFLTKPIDPKHLVSTIHNRGRRARSLLALMIRDSLTGLYNHTHTLHLLEQEIVRARQKEQSLCFVMLDIDYFKKVNDTFGHPIGDRVLRSLSMFLKQRLRKTDHIGRYGGEEFAIILPDTRPSDARNVLNEIRERFSELLQPAGDREFNVTFSCGVASWDNESSQALCERADRALYSSKEQGRNCVTLAET is encoded by the coding sequence ATGAATGACGAAAGCCAGAAAGAGAAACTCAGGCAACATTTCGCACGACGTGTAACAACCCAGGCGCGGGTTGTACTGGACACCTGGCAGGAGATTCACAAGGACCGCAACCTGGCTGGCGCTTTGCGAGATGAGTTTGCGGCGGCAACCGATAAGCTGGTGCGCTACGCCCAGCGCTTTGAAATGACCAGCCACGCCGAGGCCGGCACCCAGATTCTGGAATTATTGAAGGACTGGCAGGCCAATTCGCCACTGGAAGATGATCTTGAGCGCCCAATCCAGGACGCCATTGAATCGCTGTCCCGAAGCACCCTGCGTCGCACCGATCAGGAGAACACCGAAGCGCCGCACCAGTTCCGTCGCACACCGGTGTACATTGCCTTAGCTAATGAGGAGATGGCTGTCCGGCTGATCCGCCAGCTTGAATTCTTTGGCTTCCGAGCGGAAGCGTTTACCTCAGCAGAGAAGCTTATAGACGCCTGCGCCCTGCACAAGCCCGAAACCATCCTGATGGATGTGAATTTCAGCGGTGTTGTGAACGCGGGCATTGCCACCATTGAGCAACTGCAGGAGCGCCACGACACACCCATCCCCATCATCTTTGTGAGCGACGAGGACGGCAGCATTGAGACCCGGTTACGAGCCTCTCGTTGTGGCGGCGAAGAGTTTTTCTACCCGGCGGTCGATCCCGGCCAGCTGATTGAAAAGATCGAAACCTACACCCACGGCAATTCCGTCGAGCCCTACAAGGTGCTGGTGCTGGACGATTCCCGGGCTCAGGCCAAGTACATGGAAACCGTGCTGCGCAAGGCCGGCATGACCGCCCACATCATCACCGACCCGCTGCAGATCATTCATGCCCTGGAGGAGTTCTCCCCGGAGATCATCATTCTCGACATGTACATGCCCGGCTGCACCGGTATGGAGATCGCCCGGGTAATTCGCCAACAGGATCGCTTCCACAGTGTGCCGATCATTTACCTGTCAGCCGAAGAAGACGTGACCAAACAGCTGCATGCCATGAGCCTGGGTGGCGACGACTTCCTGACCAAACCCATTGATCCCAAGCATCTGGTTTCTACCATCCACAACCGGGGGCGGCGGGCCCGTTCGCTGCTCGCCCTGATGATTCGTGACAGCCTGACTGGCCTGTACAACCACACTCACACTCTGCACCTGCTGGAGCAGGAAATCGTGCGAGCCCGGCAGAAAGAGCAGTCGTTGTGCTTTGTCATGCTCGACATCGATTACTTCAAGAAAGTGAACGACACCTTTGGCCACCCCATAGGTGACCGCGTGTTGCGCAGTCTTTCGATGTTCCTCAAACAACGTCTGCGCAAGACCGACCATATCGGACGCTACGGCGGCGAGGAATTCGCCATCATCCTGCCCGATACCCGGCCCAGCGATGCCCGCAACGTGCTTAACGAAATTCGCGAGCGCTTTTCCGAGTTACTGCAGCC